From Trichormus variabilis 0441, one genomic window encodes:
- a CDS encoding ARC6/PARC6 family protein, which produces MKRIICYLTLLIISGCQQVTTSAPVASTCPEKPANTLAEKDVQEIVLDEQTLSKSGQASANKSIGYKFAAKSGQKFSFSTDTDICVWLYTPDSQILNGGDLPQTGKYILQVAALNGSKTFDMKMTLGILQASTSPTATPSDSITPSPTSVIPTPTPTPTPTPILTPTSGADLTQEQALNIVKEWYAAKPQVFAPPFDTSLVDKLATGKLYEKTTSSDPDIGPIAWLKASNSYYKYNQSEIRNVIEFANSGKQPYIKVRVFEELYLYGRNGNIDRQNSGSYQGNFIYFFEKDSNGVWKIYDYSKVN; this is translated from the coding sequence ATGAAAAGAATAATTTGCTATTTAACATTATTAATAATTTCTGGATGTCAGCAAGTAACCACATCTGCTCCAGTTGCTTCAACTTGTCCAGAAAAACCTGCAAATACACTAGCAGAGAAAGATGTTCAAGAAATTGTTTTGGACGAGCAAACCTTATCTAAGTCTGGTCAAGCTAGTGCAAATAAATCTATAGGATATAAATTTGCGGCTAAGTCTGGTCAAAAATTTAGCTTTTCAACTGATACCGATATTTGTGTTTGGCTTTACACACCAGATAGTCAGATTTTGAATGGTGGTGATTTACCACAAACTGGTAAATATATTCTCCAAGTTGCGGCACTAAATGGTTCTAAAACCTTTGACATGAAAATGACTTTAGGTATTCTTCAAGCTTCTACAAGTCCAACTGCAACACCTTCTGATTCTATTACGCCTAGTCCCACTAGTGTCATACCTACACCTACACCTACACCTACACCTACACCTATACTTACACCTACATCAGGAGCAGATTTAACTCAAGAACAAGCACTGAATATAGTTAAGGAATGGTATGCTGCTAAACCTCAAGTCTTTGCACCGCCTTTTGATACTAGCTTAGTTGATAAATTAGCCACAGGAAAACTGTATGAAAAAACTACTAGTTCTGACCCAGATATTGGCCCTATCGCTTGGCTGAAAGCAAGTAATTCTTACTATAAATATAATCAATCTGAAATTAGGAATGTGATAGAGTTTGCCAATTCAGGTAAACAACCATATATCAAAGTGAGAGTTTTTGAAGAACTGTATCTTTATGGTCGCAACGGTAATATTGACCGACAGAACTCTGGCTCATACCAAGGTAATTTTATTTATTTTTTTGAAAAAGATAGTAATGGTGTGTGGAAAATTTATGATTATTCAAAGGTGAACTAA